GGATGTCAACCTAAGACCAACTGTCTCCTGGCTTTGACAGAAGGATTTTACCTCCATAATTCAAATCCCAAACCAAAGCAATCTGCACTTACTACTCCAATCACTCAGCTGTTTACCAGCACTTCCAGGGAGAAGCCCAGGCCACTGGGCCGGCGGAGCCTAAGACAGGAGATGGCCCGGGCTGCCCTAGGTGAACCGCAGCCGGCCTCTAGCAGCTCCCAAGCagtcccctgccctcccctcgaGGTCCCCTCGAGCTCCAGGGGCCCTCTTTGAAAGCACAGATGGGGGGCGGCCCAGAGGAAGGCCGGGAGACGGAGAGGAGCGGCAGGTGAGCAAAGAAACGTTcattcaactcctgggctcctacCACTGCCTACACTCCTAACCTGAGCCCCCAGCACCCCCTCACCCCCGGACAGGCCCTTCCCCGCACACTCTGCCCCGCACCCCCATCAAGACCCCTGGAGTTCGAAGGGACCAggggagaggaaaaagaggagcAGACACCTCTGGGAAAGCCCGACACAAAGGCTgaaaaagggaaggagaggaaggcagACAGGCAGCCATTTTAAGAGAGAAGAACCAGACAATGGCAGCTCCCCAGCAGTGGGGGCCCAGGACTGAGGGGAGCCCAAGGCTGTGGCCCGCTCACCGCAGCCGCCAACCACCCCCAGGACCACGCTcgccccagccccctccccactcaGCTGTGTACCTGAGGGGTCCGGGCGAGCGGCTGCCCCCCGCCGCCGCTGCTCCCGGGGCTGATGGGCGCGTGGTGGCTCCTTTGTTGGGCCCCTCCCGaggcggccgccgccgccgccgctgccgccgccgcagCCCCCCAACACTGCGAGGCCATGTCCGCCGGGCCCTTGCCGGCGCCCCCGTCCTGGGGCCCGCCACCGTAGTCGCCCCCGGGGTAGCCCTGGTAGCCCCGGGCCGAGCTGGGCGACGTGAGCAGTTGGTTGAGGGTGGGGGTGGCGGTGGGCTGGGGAGTTCCCCCGCCGGCCGCGGAGGGGCCGCCTCCCCCCATGGCCCCGAAGCGCTGCTGAGCGAAGGACGAAGACGAGGAGGCGGAGGCGCTGGAGGAGGGAGGCGGCTTGGAGCCGGCAGCCGCCGCCGCGCCGGAGCCCGGAGTGCCACCTCTCGGGGAGCTCAGCGCGTAGGCCGGGGCAGGCGGGGGGTAGGCGCTGCGGTTGGGGTAGTAGGAGTTGTACTGGTGGTTGGGGAAGCCGTGGTCGTGAGAGTTCTGCTGGGGCCCCGCGTAGGGCTCCaggcccccgccgccgccgctctGCAGCGCTGCCAGGCCAGGGCTTTGTTGTCCGCCATGTTGTTGGTGGAAGACggcggccgcggcggcggcggcggcagacGGGCTCCGGCCGTAGGGTTGCCCGAAGCCGTAGGCTGGGGGCGGCAAGGCGGCCGCGGCTGAGTGAGGAGGCGCCCCCACCCCATCGCTGctgccgccaccgccgccgccgggCGGCTCCGTGAGGTTATTGTTCAGGGCGGGCCTAGGGCCCGCGTTCCCGTTCGAGTTCTTCAGGTCCGGCTCCGCGCCGGGCCCGCCggctccgccgccgccgccacccccaTTGCTCTCGGCCCCGTCCTGCAGCTCCTTTCCCAGCGGCTGCGGCGGCCCCACGGCGGGGCCCTCGCTTTCCTGCCCGGCGGCTGCCTTCATTTCCCCGCGCTcggccgctgccgccgccgccgcctcgccCCCCGCCTCCTCCCGCTGCTGCTGCTCGGCTTTCTTCAGCTCcgagggcggcggcggcggcgggttgcccaggctgctggcgGCGGCGGGGGCGACCTGCGCGGCCATGATCCCCGCTGTCTCGTCCGCGGAGAGACCCGGCCCTGTCTTCGTCTTCTCCCCCCCTCCCACCCCGCCCCGGGGCCGAGTCCCCCGGGCTGCCCTCCCCACCCGCCCGGGCGGGCCTCGCGGGGCTCCGCTGCTGCGCTGCGCTCGCTCCTCTCCCCCCCGCCCCGCCGGCTCAGGCTCCGggctggcggcggcggcggaggaggaggaggcggcggcggccgaGGCGCCGGCGGCTCAGCTGCTCCCGGCTCTGTAGGCTCGGGACCCGGCTCTCCCGGCTCATTCCCCCCAAGCCCTTGCCTGGGAATGAGGGGGGCGGTGGAGGCTCCGCTCCCCAGGGCCTGGCCCCGCTGTGACTCTCCGCTTTCTGCTGccggagaaaggaggagggagggagggagggaggcgagggggagggggcggggagggagggagggagcggggGGAGGGGGACCCGGGACGGGCGGGCTGGAGGGCGCGCGGCAGCAGCCGGGGCGCCGGGAGCCAGAGTCACAGCACGGGCCGAGCCGGGCGCCCTGCCTCCCCTCGCCAGCCGCGGCTTGGGTCGAGGCTGCTGCGCGGCAGCGGGCGGGCGAGCAAGCGGTCGGCCGGACTGAGCGGCTAGAGCGCCCCACTCTCCTCCGAGTCCCTCTCACTCCGACACGAGGCTCAGCACTGCCATTTTACCCAGCGCCGTCGCGGCCGCCTGGCAAACCCGGAGTGGAGAGCGGAGCGGGCGCAGGCCGTGGAACGGACTCGCTCCCTTCCCCTCAcaaaggaggaggggagagaacaagccgcggcggcggcgggccCTCAGCCGCTTTCGCTAGGCAGCGCCGCCGCCGAAGGCTTCGGAGAAAACCCGGCCCGGAGCCCGCGCATCTATGGAGCCTGCGCCGCCTCCCTCCCGGCGTCCCTATCCAGGTCTGTCCCCTCCCGACCGTACCGAGGGGAGCGGGCAGCGTGAACTTTACCCGCGGCTGCAAAATTGGCCAGAGCCTGAGACCGCGGCCGCCTCGGCCCAGCCCTGACCCCCTGGCAGCGGGCCCGGTCCGTTGGCTGCTGCTTAGCACCTCTACAGCACTTTTCGTCTTCAAAGCCTTCTACGGACCCCACTAAAGACCCAGCCTTTTTTGCCCTCTTTGCAAGCCCGAAGGAATGACTGATCATTGTTCAGACAATTCGTTTCCCACTCGCCTGCCTTCATTAGCCGGTCCTTACAAGGCTCTGGGGGCATGAGGTCcggattatccccattttacagaattgAAAGAGAGGGGAGGGAACTGCCTGTCACTTAAAGTCAGAGGGCAGAGGAGGGTGACTTTAAAAAGAAGTGGAGTCACCAAAGCTGCCTTCGGTCtacttgccttaaaaaaaaataaaaagtcaagttGTGAGCACATTCAACAATGGGATCAGAATATCAAAATGGATTTGAAGTCAAAACTGATCATCTCACCACTAACTTAAAATGGAGGCCACTGAAGTTGCTTTAGGAGCATAGAACAGTTACCCAGCAGGAGAACCTAAACCCCGTTTCTCACTCCCTCTTAAGAAAACTTAGCCTACAATGACCAGTAGCCCCAGTCTACAAAGACAGTAGCTTCTAATACTGAAAACCCACAGAAGAGGCTCCAGGGACTGCAGGAACCTGAGTGTTCAAACCATTACAGAAGAGAGATGCAGAAAATGGATGCTTCTCAGATTTGTTTTCTATCCTGTAGCATAAAGATTGTTTAAAGTTTACCATTACATTCTAAGAGACCCCGATTGAGCTGGAGTTGGGTAGAAGGCCAGGTTTATCTGAAAAGATCGACATACACAGAAAGTTCCAGTGTTCTCTTGATCTACAGGCCCCACCAAATCCCAGCAGCAGCCTTTTCTTCCTCAGGCTGACTTGGAATGTTCTGATATGACAGGCTACAAAAGCCAGAGGGGATTCCAGCTCCTCACCAGACCCAAGGCTGCCTTGGGAAAGGCCCAGGCCAGTGTTCCTAGACACCAGGATCTCTTTTCTCCCTTAGATTTTGTAAAGGGAGACTTCATGGCCACAGGACCATTATCTTAGATTATGTAGGACCCGAGAGTGCTGGCAATGTCCCTGGTCACTATAAATAATTCCAAAGCCTGAACTCATTTCTCTCCCCAAGAAAACTTAGTGCATCCTACACCAAAAAGGCAAAACCTTCCTGTTAATCTAAGAgtgatgagattaaaaaaaaaaaaaaatccgacagttttatttttctcccctcccccagcctcaagCCAAGAACCAAACCGGCCTACCAAGAAGATCCGACTGACTGGTATGGGCCAGTGCCCTCTTTTCACTCACAGTCCTCAGGGGCAACAACTCTCCCCGGTGCATTAGGTCCTAGAAACCAAATTATAGGCTGCCTCATAAATAGAGCTTGGCTATTTAATCAACTGCCCCTGAGCTGGCAAACAGTCCTGAGTCCTGCACACAAATGAGGATTTTTTTACATGCAATTACTCTGCCATTTTCCTCAGAGCTGGGGTGTAATGGGAAACCTGGAGGCCAGTGAAAATCTGGAAGCTAGAATGGATTTCTCTCCAAAGAAAGCCCTCATCCCCTTTCTTCAATGACTGTGAATATGGAAAGCGCCAAAAATCTCCTTCCCTACACGTGGGCAAGCTGTTTTGAAAACAGTCACCATTTTTCTCTAGCAATAAGGTAAAGTGCACAAAAATCTATCCACCTAGGTTGGAGGAGATAATGTGgaatttctctacttttttttttttttttttaattcactagGGTTCTCTTCCACTTTTACCTTTAGAGCCCCACACCACAGTCCCAGGAACTGTTGGGCTGAGGGAACTTTTTTAGAAACTGGCCCATCAGTTTTCCCTAGGGGCAGTGGCAACGGGaaaaggggggaggggaggagctggGCACGTGGCTGGCCCTAGCAGCGAGACCCCGGCTAGGGGCAGTGGGTCCTCCCTTCGGTGGAGTTTTCTCCCCCACGGCCCCTGCCTTTTAACCCCACACCCAGGTAGCTCAGGAATCCCGGCGCAGATTGGAGAACTAGGACTAGGACAGCGCTACCCTCGCGAAAGCGCCTCGGCCAACAGCCTGATGGCAAATATGGACTGAATCGTTGACATGGAAACCGGACTAAAGTCTCGCTAGCTCTCCCTCACTGGAGAGTTCTTATCGCCGTCCCCGACCGCACAGCACTTAGCAAACGCGGACTGGATCTGCGGCCTGGAGGATCAGGCGGAGTTTCTGGGCGTATTAACTCCAGCGGCAGAGCAGCCAAGGAAGGGGGCAGGGCTGCCAGGACAAACCGGCTGAAAATGGCAGAGGATGTGCTCCCATTTTATCCGGCTGTACAGTGTGCATGGATTGGGCCCGAGGACGAGGGAACAACCTATTAAAATCCAGAGAGTCAACTGCAAAATGTGGAACCGAGGCCTGGAGGGTTTGCTAGGAGAGGGAAACGTTTGCAGGGAAGACAGCCCTTCTTCTCGCAATTTGCTTCTCCTAAATGTCTGAAATACAAAACTCAACAAACAGAAGATCGGGCTCGGCTCTTTCCTCCACCCGATCCTTGTGGGAGAAGTCGGCTTAAGCCCAGGGACCCTAGTGAAGGTTTGCTTAGGTTCCTAACTAAGGCGTGGAGAATTGCTGGAGCGCCAGGTTGTTGCCCCCACACGTTCCCGCCGCGGCACAGCAGCAGACACCCAGCAGAGCTCTCTCGAGTGCGAACTGGAGCTGCGAGTTTGAGCAAAAGGGCAACTATGTCAGTTGACGGAAGCCAGAAGCAGAGTTCAAAGCCTGGCGTGGATTTCCGTCTGGAGCTGTCTGTTCTTAAAGTTTGTAACTCCGTGTTAAGAAACAGCCCCTGCGGAGGCTTTGGGATCGGTGTGAAAGTCTAGCACTACCATCTGACAGCGAGCTGCAAAACTTTGGGCTGCATATTAAGCGAGGAAAGTGGATTGAAGCGAGAGTCAAGGCAATTCATTATGTTACCGGCTCCCATACGGGAGCTGTAAAATACGAACTGGATCCACACACggagaaaaatggaatgaacTCGGAATGGCGTTCAACAGCTCTTCGCGGTAAAACTGTGCCTGCCAAGGACCTAGAATCCCAAAGGAGCAAACCAGGAGGCCTCAAACTTGGTGGGCATACAATAAATGCTTTTCTAGATCTTTTCCCCACTCATCTCAAACTCTTAAGCAATTCGGGGTCATTTGTATTTCAGAATAAGGAacacattttgagaaatgttaATTTCTGAATGAGACTTTATTTTCCTCAAAGTAGCTGTGAAAAAAACAGCCTCAGGCGTAAGTCAACCAGCTTATTTTGTctcaatataaattaaaaattaccctcaccaccac
This portion of the Pongo abelii isolate AG06213 chromosome 1, NHGRI_mPonAbe1-v2.0_pri, whole genome shotgun sequence genome encodes:
- the LOC129058027 gene encoding translation initiation factor IF-2, whose translation is MIPAVSSAERPGPVFVFSPPPTPPRGRVPRAALPTRPGGPRGAPLLRCARSSPPRPAGSGSGLAAAAEEEEAAAAEAPAAQLLPALEGAGGGGPGTGGLEGARQQPGRREPESQHGPSRAPCLPSPAAAWVEAAARQRAGEQAVGRTERLERPTLLRVPLTPTRGSALPFYPAPSRPPGKPGVESGAGAGRGTDSLPSPHKGGGERTSRGGGGPSAAFARQRRRRRLRRKPGPEPAHLWSLRRLPPGVPIQVCPLPTVPRGAGSVNFTRGCKIGQSLRPRPPRPSPDPLAAGPVRWLLLSTSTALFVFKAFYGPH